Proteins encoded within one genomic window of Tidjanibacter massiliensis:
- a CDS encoding TapB family protein, which yields MKALKPIIASLTLLFAVPVCIAGNPFVPSEKGTALTYVNRDRKGNIVGRSVQTVTDIAETAEGTVITINDRALDADGKPLTADTSAMSDITVRIRISGDRVIFPMENIDQLIAEIKESILGNDDIDFTVAMDEICYPLHPQVGQQLETVHISMSLKSNDRQFDIIKITIKDRSITGRETVTVPAGTFDCWTVNETEVMKTPIGMGTTTQSVTWYAEGIGEVKSQTLNKRGKLEESSELVSIAVVRR from the coding sequence ATGAAAGCACTGAAACCGATTATCGCATCCCTCACGCTCCTGTTCGCCGTACCGGTCTGCATTGCAGGAAACCCTTTCGTACCGTCCGAAAAGGGAACCGCACTTACATACGTGAACAGGGACCGAAAAGGAAATATCGTCGGCCGTTCCGTCCAAACCGTTACCGACATCGCCGAAACGGCGGAAGGCACGGTAATCACCATAAACGACAGAGCGCTGGATGCAGACGGCAAGCCCCTGACGGCCGACACTTCGGCCATGTCGGACATCACCGTACGGATACGCATATCCGGCGACAGGGTAATCTTTCCGATGGAGAACATCGACCAACTGATAGCGGAGATAAAGGAAAGCATCCTGGGAAACGATGACATCGACTTCACGGTGGCGATGGACGAAATCTGCTATCCGCTTCACCCGCAAGTGGGCCAGCAACTCGAAACGGTCCACATCTCCATGTCGTTAAAGTCAAATGACCGACAGTTCGATATCATCAAAATAACCATCAAAGACCGCAGCATAACCGGCCGGGAAACGGTAACCGTCCCGGCCGGTACTTTCGACTGCTGGACAGTGAACGAGACGGAGGTGATGAAAACCCCCATAGGGATGGGAACGACCACCCAATCCGTCACGTGGTATGCAGAGGGTATAGGAGAAGTAAAGTCGCAGACCCTTAACAAACGCGGAAAACTCGAAGAGAGTTCCGAGCTCGTATCCATCGCCGTCGTCCGTCGCTGA
- the fabG gene encoding 3-oxoacyl-[acyl-carrier-protein] reductase, which translates to MKLLEGKVAVITGAARGIGKAVALCFAENGADIAFTDLSIDENGRKTEEEILAFGVRCKAYASNAADFQQTHEVVEKIMGDFGRIDILVNNAGITWDGLMLKMEEKQWDMVININLKSAFNFIHAVTPVMMRQRSGSIINMSSVVGVHGNAGQANYSASKAGMIGLAKSVALELGARGVRANAIAPGFIITDMTAKLPEAVKEEWNKKIPLRRGGTPEEIAKVALFLGSDLSSYVSGQVIEVNGAMNS; encoded by the coding sequence ATGAAATTACTTGAAGGAAAAGTGGCCGTGATAACGGGTGCGGCCCGCGGCATTGGCAAGGCCGTTGCCCTTTGCTTTGCCGAGAACGGTGCGGATATCGCCTTTACCGACCTGTCCATAGATGAGAACGGCAGGAAGACGGAGGAGGAGATACTTGCGTTCGGGGTGCGCTGCAAGGCCTATGCCTCCAACGCCGCCGATTTCCAGCAGACGCACGAGGTCGTCGAGAAGATAATGGGCGATTTCGGCCGTATAGATATTCTCGTAAACAATGCGGGTATCACGTGGGACGGACTGATGCTGAAGATGGAGGAGAAGCAATGGGATATGGTCATCAATATCAATTTGAAGTCTGCATTCAATTTCATCCATGCTGTTACCCCGGTTATGATGCGTCAGCGCAGCGGAAGCATTATTAACATGTCTTCGGTGGTAGGCGTGCACGGCAATGCGGGGCAGGCCAACTATTCGGCTTCGAAAGCGGGCATGATAGGTCTTGCCAAATCCGTTGCACTCGAATTGGGTGCGCGCGGCGTACGTGCCAATGCCATCGCTCCTGGCTTCATCATCACCGATATGACTGCCAAGTTGCCCGAGGCTGTCAAAGAGGAGTGGAACAAGAAGATACCGCTTCGCCGCGGCGGTACTCCCGAGGAAATCGCCAAAGTGGCCCTGTTCCTCGGCAGCGATCTTTCCAGCTATGTCAGCGGCCAGGTCATCGAGGTGAACGGTGCCATGAATTCCTGA
- a CDS encoding S41 family peptidase produces the protein MLKWSILSLCAVLFPLSGFGRETAAGTESEPSPRDSVRQAYMDELDFIIDCIENRYVSGRRGIGDEEWQQGVESVHSGAAIYLRDYPAVWWLWRDYSMLLDDGHFAFPDNGSFSRYELFAESQPIFPLWIQIWVDGSIYNVYDYSGVIPECSEIIAITKFYNGQRAQTFSGKGLGIGCMRLTPGEPAYAFANGNSCHQPNPRDWASFTNFLSDFSMPPWEVVYKVPGAEQPDTVMLDGIRRDELFKLYKKTGNKRRAKEELGFARKPIIYADMGDGVGVLTINSFWGKRWSHMLLFGKDWRYKRLLRQAMRRIDRDGIDRLVIDVSLNTGGMAENVFYTLDYLTDKPVDITYTYLITDECRETAKNNVDRSPYLSEADREYMMHYIDSVPDGTRFRTDTVRRMRYLPQRPKHAYDGEVYVLTSHQTYSAAQMFARYCQVLGIGKVAGQHCGGYNAVTGNAARVELPVSRWMQFQVPFREEVISPDDEPYTYPTVDIPIEHPFEEWLHRENRSLERLLRMIEE, from the coding sequence ATGCTGAAGTGGAGTATTCTGTCGTTATGTGCGGTACTGTTCCCGTTGTCCGGATTCGGGCGGGAAACGGCCGCCGGAACCGAATCGGAACCAAGTCCCCGCGATTCCGTCCGGCAGGCGTATATGGACGAACTGGACTTCATCATCGACTGCATCGAAAACCGGTATGTTTCCGGCCGCCGAGGTATCGGCGACGAGGAGTGGCAACAGGGGGTGGAATCCGTGCATAGCGGTGCTGCGATATATCTTCGCGATTACCCGGCTGTGTGGTGGTTATGGCGTGACTATAGCATGCTTTTGGACGACGGTCATTTCGCTTTTCCCGACAACGGTTCGTTCAGCCGTTATGAACTGTTCGCTGAGAGCCAACCGATTTTTCCGTTATGGATACAGATATGGGTAGACGGCTCCATATATAATGTTTACGATTACAGCGGAGTGATTCCGGAATGTTCGGAAATTATCGCAATTACGAAGTTCTATAACGGACAACGTGCACAGACGTTTTCTGGGAAAGGATTGGGGATTGGTTGCATGCGGCTGACTCCCGGCGAACCGGCATACGCTTTTGCCAATGGCAACTCCTGTCATCAACCCAATCCGCGTGACTGGGCGAGTTTCACGAATTTCCTGTCCGATTTTTCGATGCCGCCGTGGGAAGTCGTCTACAAGGTACCGGGTGCCGAACAGCCGGATACAGTCATGCTGGACGGAATAAGACGCGACGAACTGTTCAAACTGTACAAAAAGACGGGTAACAAGCGCCGTGCTAAGGAGGAACTCGGTTTTGCACGCAAGCCGATAATCTATGCCGATATGGGTGACGGCGTGGGCGTACTTACGATTAACTCGTTCTGGGGGAAACGGTGGAGCCATATGCTGTTGTTCGGTAAGGACTGGCGTTACAAGCGGCTGCTGCGGCAGGCCATGCGCCGCATCGACCGAGACGGAATCGACCGGCTGGTCATCGACGTGAGCCTCAATACGGGCGGCATGGCGGAGAATGTCTTTTATACGCTCGATTATCTGACGGACAAGCCGGTAGACATAACATACACCTACCTTATAACGGACGAATGCCGCGAAACGGCGAAGAACAACGTCGACCGGAGTCCGTACTTGTCCGAGGCCGACAGGGAGTATATGATGCACTATATCGACAGCGTGCCGGACGGCACCCGTTTCCGTACCGATACGGTGCGCCGGATGCGGTATCTCCCGCAGCGCCCGAAACACGCCTACGACGGCGAGGTCTATGTGCTGACGAGCCATCAGACCTATTCGGCGGCACAGATGTTCGCCCGTTACTGTCAGGTACTCGGCATCGGGAAGGTGGCCGGGCAGCACTGCGGCGGTTACAATGCCGTGACGGGAAATGCCGCACGGGTAGAACTGCCCGTTTCGCGTTGGATGCAGTTTCAGGTGCCTTTCCGCGAAGAGGTCATTTCCCCCGACGACGAACCGTATACATACCCGACGGTGGACATTCCGATAGAGCATCCGTTTGAGGAGTGGCTGCATCGCGAAAACCGCAGTCTCGAACGGTTGCTGCGGATGATAGAGGAGTAG
- a CDS encoding recombinase family protein: MIVGYLRVSTGKQNLANQQDEIRRFAESRNFTVNSWVTEVVSGKKNERERKLGTLLKRMKPGDTLIVTEISRLSRTLTDIMAIMGKCLSREINLYTTKEGYSFDNSINSKVLCFAFGLVAEIERNLISMRTKEALALRKAEGVTLGRRKGSYTKTNILMANRQAIIEMLNNDKSIGDICKRFDISRDTFAKFRKRYPSVQKAVQEKEVRRIAAYGGTRSSSRPV, encoded by the coding sequence ATGATTGTAGGATATTTGAGGGTCAGTACGGGAAAACAGAATTTGGCCAATCAGCAGGACGAAATCAGGCGTTTCGCCGAGAGCAGGAATTTTACGGTGAACAGTTGGGTGACGGAGGTAGTCAGCGGAAAGAAGAACGAACGCGAGCGGAAGCTCGGTACGTTGTTGAAGCGGATGAAACCGGGCGATACGCTGATAGTGACGGAGATTTCCCGCTTGAGTCGTACCCTGACCGATATCATGGCGATAATGGGAAAGTGCCTGAGCCGTGAGATAAATCTCTATACCACCAAGGAGGGGTACTCCTTCGACAACAGCATCAACAGCAAAGTGCTCTGTTTTGCCTTCGGACTGGTGGCGGAGATAGAGCGCAATCTGATTTCCATGCGTACCAAAGAGGCGTTGGCACTGCGCAAGGCGGAGGGGGTGACGCTCGGCAGGAGAAAAGGCAGTTATACCAAGACGAATATCTTGATGGCCAACCGACAGGCGATAATCGAGATGCTCAACAACGACAAGTCGATAGGCGATATTTGCAAACGTTTCGACATATCGCGCGATACGTTCGCCAAATTCCGGAAAAGATATCCGTCCGTGCAGAAGGCGGTTCAGGAGAAGGAGGTGAGGCGGATTGCTGCGTATGGCGGTACGAGGTCTTCTTCCCGTCCGGTTTAA